The Parvularculales bacterium sequence GAAAGTCTTTGCCAAGCACAATCAGGTGCTTCTCTATGCATCGCCATGGCCTCCGGCCGGAATTTGGTCAAAGAAGCCCGTTCTCTCCTCCTCTCAGCTGAAGGGGCTGAAGATCCGCGCTTGGGATGCCAGCGGCACAAGCACGCTTAAAACGGCAGGTGCCGCCTCTGTGCAGATGAGCTGGGCGGATGTCGTCCCGCAACTGTCGTCCGGCGGCATTGAAGCTGTGCTGACTTCTGCTGAAGGCGGGGTGAATGCCAAATTCTGGGAGCATCTCACTCACTTCAACGCGATCAATTATTCAATGTCGCTGAATATGACGCATCTTAACAAAGATTCCTATGATGAGCTGGACGCAAAACAAAAGGCGGCACTCAAAAAGGCATCGGAAGCCGCCAGCGACACCGCATGGTCTGCGCTTGCTGCGCGTGTTGAGCAAAATTACAAGGACATGCGCAAAAACGGCATTACGGTAGCTGAAACAGTGCCGGCCGGTTTTCTCGGTGAACTCAATGCCGCCGGGGATTCGGTTTACTCGGACTGGTTGTCCAAAGTCGGCTCCACAGGCAAGTCGATTCTGGATGAATACAGAAAACGCCGCAACTAAGCCTGACTGATAACGGGCAGGAATCTCTTTCCTGCCCGTTTTTTCCAACTTGAAGAACCGGCAGGAGTGGCAGTGCTTGGATTGCTAGAGAGATTCTCAACACGTTTGAGCACGGCAGGGGCATGGATTGCCGCAGCGCTTCTTGTCTATATGGTCGTTCATATACTGGTCGAAATCATCGCAAGAACCGGGTTTGATTCTTCCACATATTCACTTGATGAATTTGTCGGCTACGCCATCGCATCAATGACCTTCCTGTCTTTGGGGCACACATTCAGCTCGGGCAAGCTGATACGGGTCAACATTCTGACAAATGCCATTTCCGGGCTTCTTAGTCTGGTGGTGGAACTGATTTGTATCGCCTTCACCTTTTCCGTAATCACGTTTTTTGCAAGGTATGTTTGGCGCAGCCTCTACCGGAACTGGGAGCGCGGGGCGATAAGCCCGACACTTACCGAGACACCGATCTGGCTTGTGGAAAGTGTCTTTTTCATTGGTCTGTGCATATTCCTCCTGCAGATGCTGACAACGGCTCTCGTTAAGATTGAACGCTACCGCACATCGGAAAACGGCTAGGGAGCGGGAGGGACGATACGATGGAATCGCTCAATATTGCCTTTATCGTCCTGATGCTGCTGATTTTCTATCTGGGGCTGGGTGTCTGGGTTTTCTCCGGGCTTCTCCTTGTCAGCGTGAGCGGGTTGCTCCTTCTGCTCGACATGCCTTTTCACCGCATTGGCACGATCATGGCTCCCCTGATTATCCGTTCCGCCACATCGTGGGAGCTTTCCGCGATCCCGATGTTTGTCTGGATGGGGGAACTCATGTTCAGGACAGATATTTCGGACCGGCTTTTCCGCAGTCTGTCACCGCTCGTTTATCACCTGCCCGGCCGTTTGCTTCATACGAACGTCCTTGGATCGGCGCTATTTGCCGCCGTGAGCGGATCAAGTGCCGCAACGACAGCCACCGTAGGCAAAATCACGACCACAGAGTTGCTGCAGCGCGGGTATTCGCCCTCGCTCACATTCGGCTCGCTTGCCGGCGCAGGATCTCTCGGCCTGCTTATACCGCCGTCCATCGTGCTGATCGTTTATGGCGTTCTGGCCGAAGTTTCAATTTCGCGGCTGTTTGCCGCCGGAGTCTACCCCGGGCTGCTGATTGTCACTCTTTATTCCGGTTTCATCATGTTCCGGAGCCTGCTGAACCCTTCACTCACGCCCGCCAGGGAAAGCCGGCCAAGTCTTCGGGACATCGGCATGGGGCTGATAAATCTTATTCCTATCGGCCTGCTCATATTCATTGTTCTCGGCGCTATTTATTCAGGCTTCGCCACACCGTCGGAAGCCGGAGCGGTAGGGGTGACAGCGACATTGGTTTTGGCCCTTCTCACGCGGCAGCTCACCCGTGAAGTCCTCTTTGACAGTCTCATGGCTTCAGTGCGGACATCGTGCATGATTGCCTCAATCCTTCTGGCAGCCGCGTTTCTTTCCACCAGCATGGCATATCTGCATGTGCCGCAGGATGTCGCGACGACCATTGCCAAAATGGAATTATCGCCATATGAGTTGATTTTTGTTTTGGCGATTTTTTATATTCTGCTTGGACTTTTCCTTGAAGGAATATCGATTACGGTCATGAGTCTGCCCATAACACTGCCGCTGATACTGGCCAGTGGATTTGATCCGATCTGGTTCGGCATCTTTCTTGTGATCATGGTTGAACTGGCCCAGATCACCCCGCCGATAGGATTCAACCTCTTTATCATTCAGGGATTAACAGGAACACCGATATTCCGTATTGCGATTGCAGCGGCACCGTTTTTTATCCTCATGTGCGTGGCCGCAACCATAATCACCATTTATCCGGAGATAGCACTGTGGCTGCCGGATAAACTGTTCAACAGATAACTATCGCATCGAAGTAATTATGAGCGCCGGATCATCTCGACGTCTTCAGACAAAATTTGGAAACCAGATGCCTCTTTAGCCAAGCTGCTATTGTGTAAGCAGCTATACCAACATAAGGCTCAGATCCTTCCTTTCCCGTGCAGGTCAATTTGATCTCTTGGCTGGCTTGCAACTTACGAATGGGTGTGGACAATTCAAAATAAATCCTAAATAGTCACCGTAACAGTGAGGAAAAGAATCATGTCAAACTTGTCAAACAGGGCCGAAGTTCAGTCAATCGCCGATAAACTGGTGTTACCAAACACCGCATTCATCGATGGAAAATTTACTGAGGCAAAATCCGGAAAAAGATTTTCAACCATCAACCCTGCAACCGGCGAAGTGCTGACCGATGTTTCAGCCTGTGATGCGGCTGATGTCGATTTGGCCGTCGAGAAGGCGCGCAAGTCCTTCAGGAGCGGAAGCTGGTCAAAGAAACACCCTTCCGAGCGAAAGGCGGTCTTGATCAAACTCGCCAAACTGATAGGACAACACAGCGACAGCCTTGCCGTCCTTGAAAGCCTTGAAGGCGGCAAGCCCATCAAGGATTGCCTTGAGATTGATCTGCCTGAAACGGTGCAGTGCCTTTTATGGCACGCCGAGGCGGCTGACAAGCTGTATGACCAGATGTCGCCGTCGGACGGAAATGCCGTCGGGATGATCATTCGTGAACCTTCAGGTGTGGTTGGATGTGTGCTCCCGTGGAACTTCCCCCTGATGATGCTGGCTTGGAAGATTGGCCCGGCCCTGGCAGGCGGAAACAGCGTCATTGTCAAACCCGCAGAACTGACCAGCATGACCGCCCTTAAAGTCGCGGAACTCGCCTTGGAAGCCGGCATTCCCGAAGGGGTGTTGCAGGTCCTGCCGGGACTTGGTGAGCAGGCCGGACAGGCGCTCGGCCTCCACCCGGATGTCGATGTTATATCTTTCACCGGCTCAACAGAAGTCGGCCGCCTGTTCCTCGAATATTCCTCCAAGTCCAACCTCAAGCGGATCACGCTGGAATGCGGTGGCAAGAATCCTGCGGTGGTGCTCAGTGATGCCAAACACCTTGATCAGATCGCAGAGCATGTGGTGTTTTCCGCCTGCTGGAATATGGGCCAGAACTGCACGGCCAATTCCCGCCTCATCGTTCATAAATCCCTCCATGCCGACCTGTTGGCGAAGGTCATGGAACGGATCAAAGACTGGAACACCGGCGACCCGCTCGACCCCAAGAACGCACTCGGCGCCATCGTGTCGAAAGAGCAATTTGACAAAATCATGGACTTCATCAATGGCGCCAAGAATAAGGGTGGCTCGCTTCTTGTCGGCGGCGAGCCTATTGTGGACGGGGACGGGTTGTTCATCTCACCAACCGTCTTTGACGGTGTGAAACCGGATATGCCCATCGCCATCGAGGAAGTCTTTGGCCCTGTCCTGGGGATCATGCCGGTCGCCAGTGATGAGGAGGCGTTAGCGCTAGCTAACCAGACCACCTACGGGTTACAGGCCTCCCTCTTCACTTCCGATGTTGCGCGTGCGCACAACTATGCCAGACAACTGGAGGCGGGAACGGTTTCAGTGAATTGCTATAGCGAAGGCGATATCACCACCCCGTTCGGGGGCTATAAGTTGTCCGGTTTCGGCGGGAAGGACAACTCCTTGCAGGCCCATGACCAATACACCGAAACAAAGACCATCTGGATCAACCTTGCCGAAGATCAAAGCGACGGAAAATAAATACCGGGGATGCGACCGCGCCGGAACATCGGGTCGTCTTCCATGGGCCGTGACGGATCACATCAAATTTTCTGATTCTTCAGATTGTTTTCACCGGATTACCGCAACCTGCGGGCGAAGGCCCTGATGTCCTCCAGCAACAGTTCCGGCTCTTCCATCGCCGCGAAATGGCCCCCGCGCGGCATCTCGGTCCATTGATGGATATTGTATATTCTCTCAGCGTAAGAACGGGGGGGCCAGTTCAGCATCTCCGCGGGAAACACCGCACATCCAGTCGGCACTTCAACCCGCTTGCCTTCCGGTGACAGGATTCTTCCGCCCTCTTCACGGCGGCCGTAGTAAATCCATGACGCTGAGTTAAAGCATCGGGTTGTAATATAAATCATGATATTGGTCAGCAGATCATCCTTGGAATGCGCAGCCTCGATCTCTCCGACCTTCACATCTGACCAGTCATGAAACTTTTCGACCAGCCAGGCGGCGATGCCAACCGGGCTGTCCATCATGGCATAGCTCAATGTCTGCGGCCGGGTCGCCTGCTGTGTCCGGTATCCATCCTGCATGATCTGATCGCGATCGAACTGCTCCTCCCAGACTTTTTCCTCAGGCGTCTGCGGGCCATCGGGGTGGCGCATGGTCAAGACATTGATGTGGATGGCCAAACAGGCCGGTGCATGATCATAACCCAGCCATGAGCATACGGCACCGCCCCAGTCCCCGCCCTGTGCAAGGTAGCTGTCAAAACCAAGGGCATCGGTCATCAGGGTGTTTATCACCGACGCCATCTTCCGGGGGCCGTACGGCCTCGGTGGCCGTCCGGAAAACGCGAACCCCGGCAGCGAGGGGGCAACGACGGTGAAGGCGTCCTCAACATCGCCGCCGAACCGCTCGGGATGCGCCAGGGGTTCAATGATCCCGAAAAACTCTGCGACCGAACCTGGCCAGCCGTGACTGATCATCAACGGCATCGGATTGCTGCCACTGCCTTCCTCATAAATGAAGTGCATATCGATGCCATCAACGGCTGTCGTGAAATGTGAAAAACTGTTCAGATGCGCCTCTTGCGCGCGCCAGTCAAATCCATCGACCCAATAAGCGCACAGTTCCTGCATGTATTCCATGTTGGCGCCATAGTCCCAGCCGCCGTCATCGGGCATCTCGTGCCAGGGATAGGCGGCAACACGATTCCTGATATCCGTCAGGACATCATTGGGGACGTTGAATTCAAACGGCGTCAGGTTCTCTCTGGTACCGATGCGGTCTAACATGCGGCAGACTCCTTGTTTTTATTGAACACGTCACGGGCGACAATACCGATTGACCTAGATAACCGAAGAGCGGTTTCATAAACGAGAGACAGGTGTTGTCTTTTGAAGGGACAGATGACTTTTAAATTCATTCCGAATATCACAGGAGCGCCTGCACTTCCTCGGCGATTATTTTGACGCCCTCTTCCAGTTTTGCGACCGGCACGAAGGCAAACCCAAGCCTGAAACTGCTACGGTTGTCACCTTTGAGGTAATAATCCTGCCCCCTGTCCACCAGAACACCTCTGGTGCGCAGGCGCACGGCCAGTTCGGAAGCGTCAAATCCATCCGGTCCGGTCAGCCAAAATGACGTGCCGCCCTCTGACTGGGCACGTTGCAGCATCCCGAGATGCTTGGTTAGGGCATTATCCATCGCATGCCAGCGCGTCTGGTAGCATCGCTCCAGATTGCGAAGATGGGCGTCATAGTGACCAAGCCGAAAGAACAGCGCGACGATTTCCTGCACGATTGTGGGCGGATGTCGCAGCATCACACCCCGGGCAATGCGCGCCTCCCGTATGATGTCCCTGTGGGCAACAATAAATCCCAGCCTGATTCCGGGGGAAACGGTTTTTGACAAACTGCCGACATAGATTACACGCCCCGCCTTGTCCATCGAGCGCATTGAGGGCGATACGCTGGAGACGTAGTTCATCTCAGCTTCGTAATCATCCTCAATGATCAGAAAATCCCTGGCAACTGCCGCTTCAAGCAACTCCTCACGGCGGTTCATGCTCATCGTGATCATGGTCGGAAACTGATGACTCGGCGTTGTGAAAACCAGCTTGCAATCCTCCGGAATTGCCGAGGGAATGATGCCGTCGCCATCGATGGGGACGCCGATCATTTTGCTTCCAACAAACCGAAAGGCGTTATGCGCGCCAAAAAACCCGGGATCCTCGAGCGCAATCGGCAGGCCAAGCCGCGAGAAAATCGATCCAAGGATGAACAACGCGTTCTGCGAGCCAAGGGTGATCAGGATTTCATCCTCATCCGCATAGATGCCCCGGGTATTGAGAAGCCGCCGGCGCAGTTGCTGCACAAGCTGCGGGCTGTCACTTTCGACGGAATCGCTGGTCCAGGTCTGCATCTTGTTCCGCCCCAGGACCTGCCTTGTGCACTCGCGCCAGCTATCGACGGGAAAGAGATCCGGATCGATCTGATTGTAAATGAAAGGGTAAGGGTAAGCGTTCCAGTCCAGCGGATTCGCGATGGGCATCAGGTTGCTTGACGGGAAACTGACCGGACACGGTATGGTGCCGCCATCTGAAATGTGGCTGTCATTTCTCTGGGCCTGCAAACCCGACATGTGCGGATTAACGAAATATCCCGACCTGTCATGCGATATCAGTAATTCGAGATCCATCAGGCGGTTATAGGCCGCGAATACGGTATTCCGGGAGACGCCGAATTGCTTCGCAAGCTCCCGGCAGGACGGCAGGGGGCGGTCATGCGCCAGGGACCCGGACATGATGGCTTCGCTGACCACTTCGCAGATCTGATCCCTCAGGCTTAAGCCTGACGACTCAGGGCGTTTCAAGAACCTTGGCGTGGTCGAACTGAGCATGATCCCGCTTGCGATTGCCTCCCGGTTTGCAGGTCAGAATATTACCAATACGGCCTGAGCGTATCGGCGGCAACCCCATCTGTCCTCTTTTTTCAAGTCATCTGTCACTTTCCTTTGAGGAAAGGTGCTATCAATGATGGATGTCAGAAACTAGTGAAATGGGAGAGAAAAATGATGAAAAGGATAAAATCCGTATTGAAGGCGCTCTGCATCGCCTCGGCAGTGATGCTGTTTATTCAGCCTGCTGCTGCCGAGAAGGTCCTCAAACTGGGGACCGTCGGATTCAAGGGAATGCCGATTGGCGATGCCATTGATCAGGCGTTGATTCCGACCCTCGAGAAGGTATCCGGTGGTAAAATGACGATTGAGCCGCATTACCGGAAATCCCTTTGTAGTGAACAGACCTGCGGCGAGCAGGCCAATCAGGGGCTTTTGGCGCTGTGGACAAGTTCAACCGCCAATTTTGGCAACTTTGGCACATCGCTTGCGATTTTCGATCTGCCATACATTTTCAAGAGCATTGAAGATGCAGACCGAATTTCATCCGATTGGCTGGCCAAAAAACAGTGTGACATCGCCGCCGAAGAATCCGGCCATGTCTGCCTGACGGTCTATTCCAGCGGCGGCTTCCGCCAGCTGGGCAATGCGCATGGCCCGGTCCATGTCCCTGCGGACATGAAAGGCATCAAATGGCGCGTCACAAAAAGCCCGATCGAATACACGCTGGTCAAGAACTGGGGTGCCGTGCCCGTGCCGTATGACTGGGGCCAGTTGTATCAGGGGCTGCAAACCGGTGTTGTCTCCGGGCAATACGTCGCAACGCCTTGGCAGCATGTCGCCAAAC is a genomic window containing:
- a CDS encoding TRAP transporter substrate-binding protein; translation: MNILLKSLVISAATVLAFSSAASSATVKWDMANEYQESSIHGQGQKVFADTLKKESGGSVVVTNHFGGSIGYKSKEHFDAVGDGALPIANTSMGQVAGIEPLFLLSSLPFLVGSAEDAKLLWEVARPHYEKVFAKHNQVLLYASPWPPAGIWSKKPVLSSSQLKGLKIRAWDASGTSTLKTAGAASVQMSWADVVPQLSSGGIEAVLTSAEGGVNAKFWEHLTHFNAINYSMSLNMTHLNKDSYDELDAKQKAALKKASEAASDTAWSALAARVEQNYKDMRKNGITVAETVPAGFLGELNAAGDSVYSDWLSKVGSTGKSILDEYRKRRN
- a CDS encoding TRAP transporter small permease, with the translated sequence MLGLLERFSTRLSTAGAWIAAALLVYMVVHILVEIIARTGFDSSTYSLDEFVGYAIASMTFLSLGHTFSSGKLIRVNILTNAISGLLSLVVELICIAFTFSVITFFARYVWRSLYRNWERGAISPTLTETPIWLVESVFFIGLCIFLLQMLTTALVKIERYRTSENG
- a CDS encoding TRAP transporter large permease subunit, encoding MESLNIAFIVLMLLIFYLGLGVWVFSGLLLVSVSGLLLLLDMPFHRIGTIMAPLIIRSATSWELSAIPMFVWMGELMFRTDISDRLFRSLSPLVYHLPGRLLHTNVLGSALFAAVSGSSAATTATVGKITTTELLQRGYSPSLTFGSLAGAGSLGLLIPPSIVLIVYGVLAEVSISRLFAAGVYPGLLIVTLYSGFIMFRSLLNPSLTPARESRPSLRDIGMGLINLIPIGLLIFIVLGAIYSGFATPSEAGAVGVTATLVLALLTRQLTREVLFDSLMASVRTSCMIASILLAAAFLSTSMAYLHVPQDVATTIAKMELSPYELIFVLAIFYILLGLFLEGISITVMSLPITLPLILASGFDPIWFGIFLVIMVELAQITPPIGFNLFIIQGLTGTPIFRIAIAAAPFFILMCVAATIITIYPEIALWLPDKLFNR
- a CDS encoding aldehyde dehydrogenase; translation: MSNLSNRAEVQSIADKLVLPNTAFIDGKFTEAKSGKRFSTINPATGEVLTDVSACDAADVDLAVEKARKSFRSGSWSKKHPSERKAVLIKLAKLIGQHSDSLAVLESLEGGKPIKDCLEIDLPETVQCLLWHAEAADKLYDQMSPSDGNAVGMIIREPSGVVGCVLPWNFPLMMLAWKIGPALAGGNSVIVKPAELTSMTALKVAELALEAGIPEGVLQVLPGLGEQAGQALGLHPDVDVISFTGSTEVGRLFLEYSSKSNLKRITLECGGKNPAVVLSDAKHLDQIAEHVVFSACWNMGQNCTANSRLIVHKSLHADLLAKVMERIKDWNTGDPLDPKNALGAIVSKEQFDKIMDFINGAKNKGGSLLVGGEPIVDGDGLFISPTVFDGVKPDMPIAIEEVFGPVLGIMPVASDEEALALANQTTYGLQASLFTSDVARAHNYARQLEAGTVSVNCYSEGDITTPFGGYKLSGFGGKDNSLQAHDQYTETKTIWINLAEDQSDGK
- a CDS encoding epoxide hydrolase family protein; this encodes MLDRIGTRENLTPFEFNVPNDVLTDIRNRVAAYPWHEMPDDGGWDYGANMEYMQELCAYWVDGFDWRAQEAHLNSFSHFTTAVDGIDMHFIYEEGSGSNPMPLMISHGWPGSVAEFFGIIEPLAHPERFGGDVEDAFTVVAPSLPGFAFSGRPPRPYGPRKMASVINTLMTDALGFDSYLAQGGDWGGAVCSWLGYDHAPACLAIHINVLTMRHPDGPQTPEEKVWEEQFDRDQIMQDGYRTQQATRPQTLSYAMMDSPVGIAAWLVEKFHDWSDVKVGEIEAAHSKDDLLTNIMIYITTRCFNSASWIYYGRREEGGRILSPEGKRVEVPTGCAVFPAEMLNWPPRSYAERIYNIHQWTEMPRGGHFAAMEEPELLLEDIRAFARRLR
- a CDS encoding PLP-dependent aminotransferase family protein, which gives rise to MLSSTTPRFLKRPESSGLSLRDQICEVVSEAIMSGSLAHDRPLPSCRELAKQFGVSRNTVFAAYNRLMDLELLISHDRSGYFVNPHMSGLQAQRNDSHISDGGTIPCPVSFPSSNLMPIANPLDWNAYPYPFIYNQIDPDLFPVDSWRECTRQVLGRNKMQTWTSDSVESDSPQLVQQLRRRLLNTRGIYADEDEILITLGSQNALFILGSIFSRLGLPIALEDPGFFGAHNAFRFVGSKMIGVPIDGDGIIPSAIPEDCKLVFTTPSHQFPTMITMSMNRREELLEAAVARDFLIIEDDYEAEMNYVSSVSPSMRSMDKAGRVIYVGSLSKTVSPGIRLGFIVAHRDIIREARIARGVMLRHPPTIVQEIVALFFRLGHYDAHLRNLERCYQTRWHAMDNALTKHLGMLQRAQSEGGTSFWLTGPDGFDASELAVRLRTRGVLVDRGQDYYLKGDNRSSFRLGFAFVPVAKLEEGVKIIAEEVQALL
- a CDS encoding TRAP transporter substrate-binding protein, whose translation is MMKRIKSVLKALCIASAVMLFIQPAAAEKVLKLGTVGFKGMPIGDAIDQALIPTLEKVSGGKMTIEPHYRKSLCSEQTCGEQANQGLLALWTSSTANFGNFGTSLAIFDLPYIFKSIEDADRISSDWLAKKQCDIAAEESGHVCLTVYSSGGFRQLGNAHGPVHVPADMKGIKWRVTKSPIEYTLVKNWGAVPVPYDWGQLYQGLQTGVVSGQYVATPWQHVAKLHEVAEYFTEIGGSWSGNQLSIDKRQYDALTDQEKEWLHTAAKAFGQKVQDLDREWVEAGEKEIKASIKEWYVPSEKELTLWRAGAIDAWLNAKGSYDPATARRVLEEQGMTGFIAQLEKAGAL